In Thermofilum pendens Hrk 5, the sequence TCGTCGAGCCCCCCGGGGAACTCCAGCTCCCGGGACACCCTGACGCGGCTCCCCGAGACGTACACGGCGCCGTCAACCGCAACCCCCTTCGACGCCGCCGCCTCACCCTCGCCCAGGCTAGACCCCGCCTCCACGACCTCCACCAGGGCTTTCTCGAAGGCCTCCAGCGGGAAGGCCAGCGACTCCACCCCCTCGAAGCCGCGCAGCCTCTTCACGACGTCGACGTACCCGGCGACCCTGGACGCCAGGTAGGGGGTAGTCACGTACACGATGCCCCTCCGCACGCTCGGCACGGGGACAGCCAGCAACGACAAACCCGTGACGACTGCCAAGCCCGGCACGGTCGGAGACTCCTCGGGCTCGGAGCCGAAAAACCCCTTAGCCTCGACGCCCACGGACCTCAACAGGAAACCCTTCAACGCGCCCTTAACACTGGAGCCCCACACCTCCGGGTAGCCGAGCGAGTCCCTCTGAACAGGCAAGTCCACGAAGCCGTAGCCACGCCCACTACCGGCGTGCACGGGAGTATACGCGGAGGCGAGCAAAAGGTAGCCGTACTCGTAGTCAGATACAACGAACACCCCCATACAGCTAAAAAACCGAAAAACCACTATAAATCCTTGTTGAAAAGGAGCACAGACACCAGAACCCACGCGAAAACTAGCCGCAAACCCGCATTTCAACCCTTAAAGCCTCTGCTTGGGAAGGCTTATAAAGCGTTGACGGTGTCAATTTTAAGAGTTTTTCGGGGATTTCTCCCTTGCCAGGCCTTCCCGTCGGATTGGCATGACGGCGTCATTTATTAAAGCTTTTCGGGGATTTGTTCTCGACGGGAAGAAGGGAACAGAAAACGTTTTATACCGCCACAGAGAAATGTTAAGCAGGGCTTCGGGAAAAGGCTCCCACAAACCCCCTCAGTTCAAAATCAGCAAGACTAAGAGAGCAAATACTCCCAGATATCCATGTCATCTTTCCTGGTTCAAAATCAGCAAGACTAAGAGTCAAGAAGCTCGCTTACACGCTCATTAACAACGTCTGTTCAAAATCAGCAAGACTAAGAGTGGACGTTTACGGGCCGGAGGTTGACCCTGAGGCAAGTTCAAAATCAGCAAGACTAAGAGTGGAGAAGAGTTGCTTTGCAATAGTGAACACGTTCAAAATCAGCAAGACTAAGAGCACCGGGTTTTAGCACAAAGCTTGGCATAAAAGCGTTCAAAATCAGCAAGACTAAGAGCCTGACAGCCGGCGTTAGAAGCAAAACCCCGACCGCGTACCGTTCAAAATCAGCAAGACTAAGAGCCAACGTAGTTTTACCCACACCTGTATCGGCGGTTCAAAATCAGCAAGACTAAGAGTAGAAAAGGTGCCGGTCGATAAGGGCAAATAGTTCAAAATCAGCAAGACTAAGAGAGAAAGATAACGTTAAGACGTAATATAAACGTTAGGTTCAAAATCAGCAAGACTAAGAGATGGACTCGTACTCTACCCTGCTAACAGGGTACTTCCGTTCAAAATCAGCAAGACTAAGAGAAAAGAAAACAACAACAAAAAAAGAAAAGGTTTACGTTCAAAATCAGCAAGACTAAGAGTTACTTCGTCTAAATCTCTCTCTCGCGCGCGCGAGTTCAAAATCAGCAAGACTAAGAGGCGCATGTGGCCGCCGAGCTGTTGCGCCGTTTGTTCAAAATCAGCAAGACTAAGAGGGGGTCACCCGGGAGAAGGTCTAGCTCAGAGAGTATTGTTCAAAATCAGCAAGACTAAGAGAGGTCGAAATGGTTATCATTGAGCAGCATCCGCAATAGGTTCAAAATCAGCAAGACTAAGAGGAATGAACGTCGTCTTTCCGCAGCCTGTTGATCCTATGAGTTCAAAATCAGCAAGACTAAGAGAGGCGCAGTACAATTCGTGGCTAGAATCGCGGCTAGGTTCAAAATCAGCAAGACTAAGAGTGCACAATGGGTACGCAAACCTCCTAGAAATTTGTTCAAAAT encodes:
- the cmr4 gene encoding type III-B CRISPR module RAMP protein Cmr4; its protein translation is MGVFVVSDYEYGYLLLASAYTPVHAGSGRGYGFVDLPVQRDSLGYPEVWGSSVKGALKGFLLRSVGVEAKGFFGSEPEESPTVPGLAVVTGLSLLAVPVPSVRRGIVYVTTPYLASRVAGYVDVVKRLRGFEGVESLAFPLEAFEKALVEVVEAGSSLGEGEAAASKGVAVDGAVYVSGSRVRVSRELEFPGGLDDALRSLNVLYSYKKVFGNLVVLPDGVGRSVVNGALQVVYRNRLSDATKTVERGALWSEEYLPYGSLLVGAVMVKDFEKLRGLLEAGRYEAQLRLYESAWGKLRSILGAMNGYLVVGGKETVGKGVLRVAIARG